The Candidatus Eremiobacterota bacterium genomic interval GGTCGTGCCGACCGCCTTGACCGCGTTCAGCCACTGCGTCGCCGCGGAGTAGTCGGCGGCCTGGATGTCCGTCGGGCGAAGGCCGTGCATCCGCTTCGCGTACTTGTCGGCCCACTTGCGCGCGGCCGCATCCTCGTTCCAGTACCACGACGTGGTAATGCGCGAGCCGGCGAAGACGTCGGGCAGCGCGTCGACGTCGCTGAGGAACAGGAGGCCGACGGCGATCTTCATCGACTTCTCGACGCCGAACTGCTTCACTTGCTTCATCGAGTTGACGGTGTCGGCGCCGGCGTTGAAAAGCCCGAGCACCTGCGCGCCCGAGTTCTTGGCCTTCAGCAGATACGACGAGAAGTCGGTCGTCGAGCCGAACGGGTACAGGTCCGAACCGATCATCTTGCCGCCTTTGCGCTCGATCGCGGCCGTAAAGTCGATCAGCATCTGCTGTCCGAACGCGTAGTTCGGAACGATCGCGTACCATGTTTTGCCGTTCGACTGCGCGGCGATGTTAGCGCCGGTCGACGCGGCGAGCGCGTACGTGTCGTACGCGTAGTGATATGTGTAGCGGTTGCAGCTCGCGCCGGTGAGCGCGGAGGACGCCCCGCCGGTGACGATGGCGAGCTTCTTCTTGTCCTTGGCGACGCCGGCGACCGCGAGAGCGACCGCCGAGTTCGTCATGTCGAGCGCGAGATCTGCGCCTGAGTCGTACGCCTCGCGCGCCTTTACCGAAGCGTCGTTGGGGTTGTTGCGGTGGTCGATCGCGACGACTTCCACGGGCCGCCCGAGGACTTTCCCGCCGAAGTCCTCGACGGCCATCTTGGTCGCCTCGACGGCGCCCGGGCCGGCGAGCGCGGCGTAGACGCCGCTCATGTCGGTGATGACGGCGATCTTGATCGGGCCGCTGTCGGCGGCGCGGGCCGGCGGCGCGGTGAACGACGAACTCAGCAGCGCAATCGCGAGCGCTGCCGGAAGAGAACGGAAATAGCGCATCGGACCTACCTCGGAGGCGGGACGAGAGTTGCGCGGACGTTACCGCATCGAGGGCGTCGTTCCTCCGCGGCGCCGAACGGACCGCCGGTTTTCGGGAATGAGGCAGAGGATGTCTCGACCGATCGAAGATTACGCGCTCATCGGCGACACCCGCACGGCGGCGCTCGTCAGCCGCGACGGCTGCATCGACTGGCTGTGCCTCCCACGGTTCGACTCGGGCGCGTGCTTCGCGGCGCTCGTCGGCGACGAGGAGAACGGGATGTGGAGCCTGCGCCCGCAAGGCCACGCGAACGCGATCAGCCGTGCGTACCGCGAGGACAGCCTGGTCCTGGAGAGCCACTACGAGCTCGAGGACGGCGGCCGCGTGCGGGTGGTCGACGCGATGCTGCCGGGCAGCGACGTGCCGCGCGTCGTGCGGCTGGTGACCGGCGAGGCGGGGCGGGTCGCGATGCGCTCGCAGATGCGCATTCGCTTCGACTACGGGCAGGTCGTGCCGTGGATCCACCGCGCCTCCGGGACCGTCGTGGCGGTCGCCGGGCCCGACGCCGTCGCGCAGTACGCGGACGTCCCGCTGCGCGGCGAGGGGCTCTCGACGGTAGCCGAGTTCTGGGTCGGCCCCGGCGAGCGGGTCGGCTTCGAGCTGGCCTACTTCCCCTCGTACGACCCGCAGCCCGGACCCTCCGACGTCCTCACCGCGCTGCGGCGCACCGACATCTTTTGGCGCGAGTGGGCGCGCACGTGCCGCTACGACGGCCCGTGGCGCGACATCGTCGTCCGCTCGCTGCTCACGCTCAAGGCGCTGACCGACGCGCGGACCGGGGCGGTCCTCGCCGCGCCGACGACCTCGCTCCCCGAAGAGCTCGGCGGGGTGCGCAACTGGGACTACCGCTACTGCTGGCTGCGCGACGCCGCGTTCGTGCTGGTCGCGCTGCTGAACGCCGGCTACGAGGAAGAGGCGTTCGCGTGGCGCGCGTGGCTGCTGCGCGCGGTCGCCGGCAACCCCGAGAAGCTGCAGATTCTGTACGGCCCGCGCGGCGAGCGGCGGCTCCCCGAGTTCGAGGCGCCGTGGCTGAAAGGCTACGCGGACTCGCGCCCGGTGCGGATCGGGAACGCCGCCGCCGAGCAGCTCCAGCTCGACGTCTACGGCGAGGTCGCCGACGTGATGCACCTCTCGCACCGCGCCGGTTTACCGCCGGACCCCGACGAGTGGGCGCTTTCGAAAGCGGTCGTCGAGGCGGTCGAAGCGCGCTGGTCGGAACCCGACCGCGGCTTGTGGGAAGTGCGCGGGCCGTGTCGGCATTTCGTCCATTCGAAGGTGCTGGCGTGGGTGGCGCTCGACCGCGCGATCAACGCCATCGAACGCTTCGGCTTGGAAGGTCCGCTCGATCGGTGGCGCGCGCTGCGCGCGCAGATTCACGAAGACGTCTGCACGAAGGGATACGACCCCAAACGCGAGACGTTCACGCAGTCGTACGGTTCGGTCGAGCTGGACGCGGCGACGTTGCTGATCCCGCTGGTCGGCTTTCTGCCGCCCGACGACAAGCGCGTGATCGGCACCGTGCGCGCGATCGAGCGCGAGCTCGTCTCCGACGGCTTCGTGCGCCGCTACACGCAGCCGTCGGCCGAGACCGACGGCTTGCCGCCCGGCGAGGGCGCGTTCTATGCTTGCGGCTTCTGGCTCGCCGACAACTACGTCTTGCAGAATCGCCGCAAGGACGCCAAAGCGCTCTTCGAACGGCTGATCGGGACCGCCAACGACGTCGGTCTTCTCTCGGAAGAGTACGACTGCGGGAACAAACGGCTGTTAGGCAACTTTCCGCAGGCGTTTTCGCACGTCGGCCTGGTGAACACCGCCTACAACCTCGCGAGCGAGAAGAAACCGGCCGACCAGCGCCGCGGCGAAGCGGCGGTCACCAAACCGGCGTAGCGTTCGGCGCCGCCGGGGGCGTTCGCTTACCGTGCGCGCGCCAGGTGACGGCCGACGAACTCCATCCGCGAGGGTGCGCTCGCGCGCCAGGAGCCGTCGTCGTGACAGCCCTGGTGGATTTGCACGTCGGCCGTCGGACAAGCGCGCGCGAACGCTTGCACGCCGGGAAGGAATGGGTCGTTCCGGCCGCACCACACTTGCACGGGGCGGCCGCGCAGCGCGCCGGCGTGCGCGATCAGGTCGTACCGCGCGAAGTCGCTCGCGGAATCGAACGCATCGCCGACGCTGCCGCGCTCCTCGGCGTACGACGGAAAGATCGCCGGCCCGGCGACCGCGACGGCGCGAAAACGCTGCGGCTCCCGTTCGGCCGCGAGCAGCGCGCCGTAGCCACACATCGACTCGCCGAGCAACGCTTCGCGCAGCTGCGCTGTCCCGAGCAGCTCGCGCACGACGCGCGGAAAGTCGGTGGTCGCGACCGCCAGACGGTCTTCGCCCGCCGCGCGCGGATGATAGTACGTCTCACCCGAATCCACGATCGCGAGCGCGAAGGGTGCGCCGCCGTCACGCAGATACGCGGCATAGAAGCCGCCGAGTCCAATGGCGATCTCGCTCTCCGACGTGCCGCTTCGCCCCGGCAGCAGATACGCCACCGCGTCGAGCCTTTCAGCCGCGGCCGGGAGGAGGACCGCATAGTGCACCGCGGTCGTGACGTGGCGGGCCGGAACCGTTCCGCGCAGCACGCGCACGCCGCTCATCGCAGGGACGGCGGCGTCCACGCAGCCGTGCGCGATGACGCGCACGCGTTCGCGCAAGGGGCCACAGCCGGCGAGCGTGAGCGTGCTGAGTCCCCGGAGTGCTGCGGCGCGGCGCAATGCTAGTGCGCGAGGGCGCCGAGATGTGTCGCCTGATACTCCTGCAGCGAGCGCGGTGGGCCGGCTTCGGATTCGAGCGCGGTGACCAGCGCGCGCGCGGTGTCGACTGAGGTGAGTGCGGCGATCGACGCTTCGACCGCGGCGCGGCGAATGCGGTAGTTCTCGGTCTGGCCCCGGCCGCCGATCTCGTTGATCACGAGGTCGACGGAACGCTGTTTGATGACGTCGAGCACGTCGGGCTCACCTTCGCCGATCCGGTTCACGCGCTCGGCCGGGATCCCGTTGGCGAGAAGCAGGTCATGCGTGCGCGGCGTCGCGACGAGGGTGTGCCCGAGCGCGGCGAGGCGGCGCAGCAGGTCGACGCTGTTCGCCTTCTCTTCCTCGCTGATCGAGACCAGGACTCGGCCGCCGCGATGCGGCAGGCGGATCCCCGCGCCGACGAAGCCTTTGCGCAGCGCGCCCGCATAGCTCTCGTCGATGCCGAGCACCTCGCCGGTCGACTTCATCTCCGGCCCGAGGATCGTCTCGACGCCGCGCATCTTCGCGAACGAGAACACCGGCACTTTGACGACGACGTAATC includes:
- a CDS encoding ABC transporter substrate-binding protein; this translates as MRYFRSLPAALAIALLSSSFTAPPARAADSGPIKIAVITDMSGVYAALAGPGAVEATKMAVEDFGGKVLGRPVEVVAIDHRNNPNDASVKAREAYDSGADLALDMTNSAVALAVAGVAKDKKKLAIVTGGASSALTGASCNRYTYHYAYDTYALAASTGANIAAQSNGKTWYAIVPNYAFGQQMLIDFTAAIERKGGKMIGSDLYPFGSTTDFSSYLLKAKNSGAQVLGLFNAGADTVNSMKQVKQFGVEKSMKIAVGLLFLSDVDALPDVFAGSRITTSWYWNEDAAARKWADKYAKRMHGLRPTDIQAADYSAATQWLNAVKAVGTTDADKVQGYLDNRQFNDFYAKGGEWRGRDHRVIHEMYVVDVLPKQQVKEPHAWFKIVQTIPPSRAFRPESQSTCKKDW
- a CDS encoding glycoside hydrolase family 15 protein; translated protein: MSRPIEDYALIGDTRTAALVSRDGCIDWLCLPRFDSGACFAALVGDEENGMWSLRPQGHANAISRAYREDSLVLESHYELEDGGRVRVVDAMLPGSDVPRVVRLVTGEAGRVAMRSQMRIRFDYGQVVPWIHRASGTVVAVAGPDAVAQYADVPLRGEGLSTVAEFWVGPGERVGFELAYFPSYDPQPGPSDVLTALRRTDIFWREWARTCRYDGPWRDIVVRSLLTLKALTDARTGAVLAAPTTSLPEELGGVRNWDYRYCWLRDAAFVLVALLNAGYEEEAFAWRAWLLRAVAGNPEKLQILYGPRGERRLPEFEAPWLKGYADSRPVRIGNAAAEQLQLDVYGEVADVMHLSHRAGLPPDPDEWALSKAVVEAVEARWSEPDRGLWEVRGPCRHFVHSKVLAWVALDRAINAIERFGLEGPLDRWRALRAQIHEDVCTKGYDPKRETFTQSYGSVELDAATLLIPLVGFLPPDDKRVIGTVRAIERELVSDGFVRRYTQPSAETDGLPPGEGAFYACGFWLADNYVLQNRRKDAKALFERLIGTANDVGLLSEEYDCGNKRLLGNFPQAFSHVGLVNTAYNLASEKKPADQRRGEAAVTKPA